Proteins encoded together in one Mycobacterium sp. MS1601 window:
- a CDS encoding ribonuclease HII, with amino-acid sequence MPAAWPPRTVIRKSAGLRTLESALYRSGLGPVAGVDEVGRGACAGPLVVAACVLGPNKLTSLARLDDSKKLNEKERERLFPLIKRYALAYHLVFIPSTEVDRRGVHVANIEGMRRAVAGLSLKPGYVLSDGFRVPGLPMPSLPVISGDAAAACIAAASVLAKVSRDRLMVAMDREHPGYGFAVHKGYSTAAHTEALVKLGPSAQHRHSFINVRRVAGGQVVELADGCDPALEQRSELG; translated from the coding sequence GTGCCTGCTGCCTGGCCGCCGCGCACTGTGATCCGCAAGTCGGCGGGTCTGCGCACGCTGGAGTCCGCGCTGTATCGCAGCGGGCTGGGGCCGGTGGCCGGTGTGGACGAAGTTGGGCGGGGCGCCTGCGCGGGTCCGCTGGTGGTGGCGGCCTGTGTGCTGGGACCCAACAAACTGACCAGCCTGGCTCGGCTCGATGATTCCAAGAAGCTCAACGAAAAAGAACGCGAACGGCTTTTCCCGCTGATCAAGCGGTATGCGCTGGCCTATCACCTGGTGTTCATCCCGTCGACGGAAGTAGACCGCCGGGGTGTGCACGTCGCCAACATCGAAGGCATGCGCCGTGCGGTGGCCGGGCTGTCGTTGAAGCCGGGATACGTGCTCTCCGACGGGTTCCGGGTGCCCGGCCTGCCGATGCCGTCGCTGCCGGTGATCTCCGGTGATGCCGCCGCGGCGTGTATCGCCGCGGCAAGTGTGCTGGCCAAGGTGAGCCGAGACCGGCTGATGGTGGCGATGGACCGCGAGCATCCGGGGTACGGTTTCGCCGTCCACAAGGGCTACAGCACGGCCGCGCACACCGAAGCCCTGGTCAAGCTCGGCCCGTCGGCGCAGCACCGACATTCGTTCATCAACGTGCGCCGGGTCGCCGGTGGCCAGGTGGTGGAACTCGCTGACGGCTGCGATCCCGCGCTGGAGCAGCGCAGTGAACTCGGGTAG
- the lepB gene encoding signal peptidase I has protein sequence MIDPAADEVDRSADDKKPKKKKSALREGAILVSIALVLYYVMLTFIARPYLIPSESMEPTLHGCAGCVGDRIMVDKLSYRFTDPAPGDVIVFKGPPSWSVGYKSIRSDNPAIRTVQDALSFVGFVPPDQNDLVKRVIAVGGQTVECRADTGLTVDGKKLDEPYLDPNTMMADPAIYPCLGNEFGPVTVPENRLWVMGDNRTHSADSRAHCTSSPADAQNGLICTGDPMNGTIPVENVIGKARFIAWPPSRWGGVTTVNPQESSTSSQGA, from the coding sequence TTGATCGACCCGGCGGCCGATGAGGTCGATCGCAGCGCCGACGACAAGAAGCCCAAGAAGAAGAAGTCCGCTCTGCGTGAGGGTGCGATTCTTGTCAGTATCGCGTTGGTTCTCTATTACGTGATGCTGACGTTCATCGCGCGGCCGTACCTGATTCCTTCGGAATCGATGGAGCCGACGTTGCACGGCTGCGCGGGCTGCGTCGGTGACCGGATCATGGTCGACAAGCTGAGCTACCGCTTCACCGACCCGGCGCCCGGGGACGTCATCGTCTTCAAGGGGCCGCCGTCGTGGAGTGTCGGCTACAAATCGATCCGGTCGGACAACCCCGCCATCCGTACGGTGCAGGACGCGCTGTCGTTTGTCGGTTTTGTGCCGCCGGACCAGAATGATCTGGTCAAGCGCGTCATCGCTGTTGGCGGTCAGACCGTCGAATGCCGCGCCGACACCGGCCTGACCGTGGACGGCAAGAAGCTCGACGAGCCGTATCTCGACCCGAACACCATGATGGCCGACCCGGCCATCTACCCCTGTCTGGGCAACGAGTTCGGTCCCGTCACCGTGCCGGAGAATCGGCTGTGGGTGATGGGTGACAACCGAACCCACTCGGCGGATTCCCGCGCGCACTGCACCAGCTCGCCCGCCGACGCGCAGAACGGTCTCATCTGCACGGGCGACCCCATGAACGGCACCATCCCGGTGGAGAACGTCATCGGTAAGGCGCGGTTCATCGCGTGGCCGCCGTCGCGCTGGGGTGGCGTGACGACGGTGAATCCACAAGAAAGCTCGACGTCGTCGCAGGGTGCTTGA
- the rplS gene encoding 50S ribosomal protein L19: MNTLDFVDQASLRDDIPAFGPGDTVNVHVKVIEGTKERIQVFKGVVIRRQGGGIRETFTVRKESYGVGVERTFPVHSPNLDKVEVLTRGDVRRAKLYYLRELRGKKAKIKEKR, from the coding sequence ATGAACACGCTGGACTTCGTCGACCAGGCGTCGCTGCGCGACGACATCCCGGCCTTCGGCCCCGGCGACACCGTGAACGTGCACGTGAAGGTCATCGAGGGCACCAAGGAGCGCATCCAGGTCTTCAAGGGTGTCGTCATCCGCCGGCAGGGCGGTGGCATCCGTGAGACCTTCACCGTCCGCAAGGAGAGCTACGGCGTCGGCGTGGAGCGCACCTTCCCGGTGCACTCGCCCAACCTCGACAAGGTCGAGGTGCTGACCCGCGGTGACGTCCGTCGCGCCAAGCTGTACTACCTGCGTGAGCTGCGCGGCAAGAAGGCCAAGATCAAGGAAAAGCGCTGA
- the trmD gene encoding tRNA (guanosine(37)-N1)-methyltransferase TrmD has protein sequence MRIDVITIFPDYLAPLRQALPGKAIESGRIELGVHDLRRWTHDVHRSVDDSPYGGGPGMVMKAPVWGAALDEICSAETLLVVPTPAGRLFDQATAARWSAERHLVFACGRYEGIDQRVADDAARRMRVEEVSIGDYVLNGGEVATLVMLEAVIRLLPDVIGNPKSHQEDSHSDGLLEGPSYTRPPSWRDLDVPAVLLSGDHARIERWRREAAEERTRERRPDLLR, from the coding sequence GTGCGCATTGACGTCATCACCATCTTCCCCGATTACCTGGCGCCGCTGAGGCAGGCACTGCCCGGCAAGGCCATCGAGAGCGGGCGGATCGAGCTCGGTGTCCACGACCTGCGGCGCTGGACCCACGACGTGCACAGGTCGGTCGACGACTCGCCCTACGGCGGCGGGCCCGGCATGGTGATGAAGGCACCCGTCTGGGGTGCGGCTCTTGATGAAATCTGTTCCGCCGAAACCCTTCTGGTGGTTCCCACCCCGGCGGGGCGGCTGTTCGACCAGGCCACCGCTGCCCGCTGGAGCGCCGAGCGGCATCTGGTGTTCGCCTGCGGCCGCTACGAGGGCATCGACCAGCGGGTGGCCGACGACGCCGCCCGGCGCATGCGGGTCGAAGAAGTGTCCATCGGGGACTACGTGCTCAACGGTGGGGAAGTGGCCACCCTGGTGATGCTGGAGGCCGTCATCCGGCTCCTGCCTGATGTCATCGGCAATCCGAAGTCGCATCAAGAGGATTCACATTCGGACGGATTGCTCGAAGGTCCCAGCTACACGCGGCCGCCGAGTTGGCGGGACCTGGATGTGCCCGCAGTACTGCTGTCCGGCGATCATGCCCGCATCGAGCGCTGGCGCCGGGAAGCAGCGGAAGAACGCACGCGGGAGCGTCGTCCCGATCTGCTGCGCTAA
- the rimM gene encoding ribosome maturation factor RimM (Essential for efficient processing of 16S rRNA): protein MELVVGRIVKAHGVTGEVVVEVRTDDPGGRFTKGKVLRGRASRGKAEREYLIDSVREHGGRLLVRLSGIGDRDTADSLRGTLFLVESEDLPPITDPDEFYDHQLEGLAVRTVAGVDIGTVTEVLHTAAGELLSIKTPDGAEKLVPFIAAFVPTVSLADGLIEIDPPEGLLDLE from the coding sequence GTGGAGTTGGTCGTCGGTCGTATCGTCAAGGCGCACGGCGTCACCGGTGAGGTGGTCGTCGAGGTGCGCACCGACGATCCCGGCGGCCGCTTCACGAAGGGCAAAGTTCTGCGCGGCAGGGCATCTCGCGGCAAGGCCGAGCGCGAGTACCTCATCGACAGTGTCCGTGAGCACGGCGGACGGCTGCTGGTCCGGCTGTCCGGCATCGGCGACCGGGACACCGCGGACTCCCTGCGTGGCACGCTGTTCCTGGTCGAATCCGAGGATCTGCCACCCATCACCGACCCCGACGAGTTCTACGACCACCAGCTCGAAGGGCTGGCCGTACGGACCGTCGCGGGAGTGGACATCGGCACCGTCACCGAGGTGTTGCACACCGCCGCGGGAGAACTGCTGTCGATCAAGACGCCGGACGGTGCGGAGAAACTCGTCCCGTTCATCGCGGCGTTCGTGCCGACCGTGTCGCTGGCCGACGGTCTGATCGAGATCGACCCGCCCGAAGGCCTGCTGGACCTCGAATGA